The region GTGACGGCGTATGAAAATACCCTGGTCGTGCCACTCACTTCTAATGAAGTGACCACCTCCAAAGACCCAAACTATACGTGCTGCACCTCATCGGGGGAGGTGATTGCCCTAAATGCAACAACCGGTGATCTACTCTGGCGGCATCGGGTAATTCCGCAGGAAGCACAGATAAGCGGGAAAAAGAAAAACGGACAATCCTTTTATGGCCCATCGGGTGCGCCCGTTTGGAGCAGCCCAACGATTGATACGAAGCGTGGATTAGTATATATCGGTACCGGAGAGAACTATACCGATCCGCCATCAACGACCAGCGATGCCATTCAGGCACTAGATATCAAAACGGGTAAGCTAGTCTGGTCGTATCAGGCAACAAAAAGTGATACGTGGAACCTTGCCTGCCCCGGCGACCCCAATTGCCCCGATAAAGTCGGCCCTGATCTGGATTTCGGCATGGCTCCGCTGTTGGTCAAAACAAAAGCAGGACGCGATGTGCTGGTTGTGGGACAGAAATCAGGCGTTGTGCATTGCTTAGAGCCCGAAACCGGTAAAGTGATCTGGCAAACCCGCATTGGCAAAGGGGGCATGTTAGGCGGTATTCACTGGGGCATGGCTACCGATGGTAACTATGTATATGCAGCCAATGCCGATAATAGGTTAGTTCTTGACAAGCGTGATTCGACATGGAAGGCCTCGCCGGGGCTTTACGCACTTGATCTGGCCAATGGACAAGTCGTATGGAACGAGTCAACGCCATCCTGCGGGGAAGATAAGTCCTGTATACAGGCGAACTCGGCGGCCCCTCTGGTCGTCCCCGGTCTGGTCTTTGCCGGAACCCTCGCCGGAGCCATTCGAGCCCATGATGCACGTACGGGTAAAGTCCTTTGGTCATTTGACACAGCTCGGGATTTCGACACCAGCAATGGTATTCATGGAAAAGGAGGATCAATAGATGGACCTTCACCCGTCGTATCCGGAAAAATGCTTTTCGTCAACTCGGGTTACGGAATATTTGGCGAGAAACCCGGTAATGTGCTGATTGCCTTTGATGTCGATTAATCGCTGCAGTTCTCTTTGTTACGCCTACCCCCTAAACCACCAGACACCCATGAACACGACACAAGCCGGTGCCGCTTCGGTACCCATTGAGCACATTACGCCTTCGCAGTTTCTAAGCCAGTCGGCGATGCGGTTTGGCGAACGCCCGGCCCTAGTGTTCATGGGTTTCTCCATTACCTACAACACCCTCACCGATCTGGTCAATCGGTTTGCCCAGTCCCTCACCGATCTGGGAGTTCGGCCCGGCGACCGGGTGGCCATCATGCTACCCAATCTTCCCCAAACGGTGGTGGCCAACTATGCCGTTCTGCGGATGGGGGCCATTGCCGTGATGGTGAACCCACTCTATACCGTTCCCGAGCTAACGCACTTACTCAACGATTCGGGTGCCGAAACACTGATCAAACTGCTCGAAACCGAATCGTTCACAGCTTTGGGGGGCGTTCCGACCATTTTTGTAGGATTGATCAATCATCAGCGCTAGGTCGATCTGTATCTGTCGTCATTGAAAA is a window of Spirosoma linguale DSM 74 DNA encoding:
- a CDS encoding PQQ-dependent enzyme-like protein (PFAM: PQQ-dependent enzyme-like; Pyrrolo-quinoline quinone~SMART: Pyrrolo-quinoline quinone beta-propeller repeat~KEGG: eba:p2A321 putative PQQ-dependent polyvinyl alcohol dehydrogenase precursor) → MNNTSIFFSVIASLITLFGYGQENSISIAVDSSPRAFSVTEATKVAGKTVFENSCKSCHTNVVDSKAPSVAMLGAMTPRAIFTALKSGKMQVQAQTLSDEQRREVAQWITNRPFVETKLPQDAFTPFSLPKTATVASGWGGNLAGTGFTQSTGITPQNVASLKVKWTFAFPDGTQIRSKPAVVGDWLIVGSQFGDVYAIHKQTGKIGWHFIGDAPIRGAIFVEKSGDKLRAYFADFTTNVYAIDVASGKLIWKKRAGQHPQSGNTGSVTAYENTLVVPLTSNEVTTSKDPNYTCCTSSGEVIALNATTGDLLWRHRVIPQEAQISGKKKNGQSFYGPSGAPVWSSPTIDTKRGLVYIGTGENYTDPPSTTSDAIQALDIKTGKLVWSYQATKSDTWNLACPGDPNCPDKVGPDLDFGMAPLLVKTKAGRDVLVVGQKSGVVHCLEPETGKVIWQTRIGKGGMLGGIHWGMATDGNYVYAANADNRLVLDKRDSTWKASPGLYALDLANGQVVWNESTPSCGEDKSCIQANSAAPLVVPGLVFAGTLAGAIRAHDARTGKVLWSFDTARDFDTSNGIHGKGGSIDGPSPVVSGKMLFVNSGYGIFGEKPGNVLIAFDVD